The following proteins are co-located in the Helicobacter pylori genome:
- the fabI gene encoding enoyl-ACP reductase FabI: MGFLKGKKGLIVGVANNKSIAYGIAQSCFNQGATLAFTYLNESLEKRVRPIAQELNSPYVYELDVSKEEHFKSLYNSVKKDLGSLDFIVHSVAFAPKEALEGSLLETSKSAFNTAMEISVYSLIELTNTLKPLLNNGASVLTLSYLGSTKYMAHYNVMGLAKAALESAVRYLAVDLGKHNIRVNALSAGPIRTLASSGIADFRMILKWNEINAPLRKNVSLEEVGNAGMYLLSSLSSGVSGEVHFVDAGYHVMGMGAVEEKDNKATLSWDLHKEQ, encoded by the coding sequence ATGGGATTTTTAAAAGGTAAAAAAGGGCTTATTGTGGGGGTGGCAAACAATAAATCCATCGCTTATGGGATCGCTCAATCTTGCTTCAATCAAGGGGCTACTTTGGCTTTCACTTATTTGAATGAGAGCTTAGAAAAGCGCGTGAGGCCTATCGCGCAGGAATTGAATAGCCCCTATGTGTATGAATTGGATGTGAGCAAAGAAGAGCATTTCAAGTCGCTATACAATAGCGTTAAAAAGGATTTAGGCTCATTGGATTTTATCGTTCATAGCGTGGCCTTTGCCCCTAAAGAGGCTTTAGAAGGGAGCTTGTTAGAAACTTCTAAAAGCGCGTTTAATACCGCTATGGAAATTTCTGTTTATTCTTTAATAGAGCTGACAAACACTCTAAAACCTTTATTAAATAACGGGGCGTCTGTTTTGACTTTAAGCTATTTGGGCAGCACCAAATACATGGCGCATTACAATGTGATGGGGTTGGCTAAAGCGGCTCTAGAGAGCGCGGTGCGTTATTTAGCGGTGGATTTAGGCAAACATAATATTAGAGTGAATGCCCTATCGGCTGGGCCTATCAGGACGCTCGCTTCTAGCGGGATCGCTGATTTTAGGATGATTTTAAAATGGAATGAAATCAACGCTCCTTTAAGGAAAAATGTGAGTTTAGAAGAAGTGGGCAATGCCGGGATGTATTTGCTTTCTAGCTTGTCTAGTGGCGTGAGTGGGGAAGTGCATTTTGTGGATGCCGGCTATCATGTGATGGGCATGGGGGCTGTGGAAGAAAAAGATAATAAGGCTACGCTGTCGTGGGATTTGCATAAAGAACAATAA
- the lpxD gene encoding UDP-3-O-(3-hydroxymyristoyl)glucosamine N-acyltransferase codes for MKLSELLSTYSIETEFSNDFEVHALAELDKATPNDISYIDQARYLKLLKDSKAGAVFIRKKESSKVPKHMQALVVDNPHLAFAKASHAFKIPFFKNPESVNEPKHFEKVTIMPNVTIGEGVEIGENSLIYPGVVIADGVKIGKNCVLYPRVILYQNTILEDNVTIHAGSVIGGDGFGYAHTALGEHVKIEHVGIVRIQKNVEIGANTAIDRAVFGETLIKEGVKIDNLVQIGHNCVLGEHSIVVSQVGLSGSTTTGRNVVFGGQVGIGGHLHVGEFTQIGGKSAVGKDLPPNTNFAGAIPAMEIHEWHHFLAHLRTNFRKQQKTSLLQKAKGFFKS; via the coding sequence ATGAAGTTAAGCGAATTGTTAAGCACCTATTCTATTGAAACGGAATTTTCAAACGATTTTGAAGTGCATGCTTTAGCGGAATTGGATAAGGCCACGCCTAATGATATTAGCTATATTGATCAAGCACGCTACCTTAAACTTTTAAAAGATTCAAAAGCCGGGGCGGTGTTTATCCGTAAAAAAGAATCTTCTAAAGTGCCAAAACACATGCAAGCTTTAGTCGTGGATAACCCGCATCTAGCCTTTGCTAAAGCTTCGCATGCCTTTAAAATCCCTTTTTTTAAAAACCCAGAAAGCGTGAATGAGCCTAAACATTTTGAAAAAGTAACGATCATGCCTAATGTTACGATTGGAGAGGGCGTAGAAATTGGCGAAAACTCTTTGATTTATCCGGGCGTAGTGATCGCTGATGGAGTCAAAATCGGTAAAAATTGCGTTTTGTATCCTCGTGTGATTTTGTATCAAAACACGATTTTAGAAGACAACGTTACTATCCATGCAGGCAGTGTGATTGGAGGCGATGGCTTTGGTTATGCGCACACCGCTTTAGGAGAGCATGTCAAAATTGAGCATGTGGGGATTGTTAGGATTCAAAAAAATGTAGAAATTGGAGCTAACACGGCGATTGATAGGGCGGTGTTTGGCGAGACTTTGATTAAAGAGGGCGTTAAGATTGATAACCTGGTTCAAATCGGGCATAATTGCGTTTTAGGCGAGCACAGCATCGTCGTTTCTCAAGTGGGCTTGAGCGGCTCTACAACCACTGGCCGTAATGTGGTTTTTGGCGGGCAAGTGGGCATTGGGGGGCATTTGCATGTGGGCGAATTCACTCAAATTGGGGGTAAAAGCGCGGTGGGTAAAGACTTGCCCCCTAACACTAATTTTGCCGGAGCGATCCCTGCTATGGAAATCCATGAATGGCACCATTTTTTGGCTCATTTACGAACGAATTTCAGAAAACAGCAAAAAACGAGTTTGTTGCAAAAAGCTAAAGGGTTTTTTAAGTCTTAA
- the metK gene encoding methionine adenosyltransferase, with product MKDSFLFTSESVTEGHPDKMADQISDAVLDYIIERDQKAKVACETLVSNGFCMITGELKTSVYAPMQEIAREVVKKIGYTDALYGFDYRSAAVLNGVGEQSPDINQGVDREDGEIGAGDQGLMFGYACKETETLMPLPIHLAHQLTFALAQKRKDNTLPFLRPDGKSQVSVRYENNKPVSIDTIVISTQHSPEVSQKHLKEAVIEEIVYKVLPKEYLHDNIKFFVNPTGKFVIGGPQGDAGLTGRKIIVDTYGGSCPHGGGAFSGKDPSKVDRSAAYAARYVAKNLVASGVCDKATVQLAYAIGVVEPVSIYVNTHNTSKYSSAELEKCVKSVFKLTPKGIIESLDLLRPIYSLTSVYGHFGRELEAFTWEKTNKAEEIKAFFKR from the coding sequence ATGAAAGATAGTTTTCTTTTCACTTCTGAATCAGTAACCGAGGGACATCCTGATAAAATGGCTGATCAAATCAGCGATGCGGTTTTAGATTACATTATTGAGCGCGATCAAAAAGCCAAAGTCGCATGCGAGACTTTAGTTTCTAACGGGTTTTGCATGATCACTGGCGAGTTAAAAACTTCTGTTTATGCCCCTATGCAAGAGATTGCAAGAGAAGTGGTTAAGAAGATTGGTTATACAGACGCTCTTTATGGCTTTGATTATAGAAGCGCGGCGGTTTTAAATGGCGTTGGCGAGCAAAGCCCTGATATTAATCAAGGCGTGGATAGAGAAGATGGCGAGATTGGGGCAGGGGATCAAGGGCTTATGTTTGGTTATGCGTGCAAGGAGACTGAAACGCTCATGCCCTTACCCATTCATTTAGCGCACCAGCTCACTTTCGCTCTGGCTCAAAAAAGAAAAGACAACACTCTGCCTTTTTTAAGGCCTGATGGCAAGTCTCAAGTGAGCGTGCGTTATGAAAACAACAAGCCTGTAAGCATTGATACGATTGTCATTTCCACCCAACATTCCCCAGAAGTTTCGCAAAAACATTTAAAAGAAGCCGTGATTGAAGAGATCGTGTATAAGGTTTTACCCAAAGAATATTTGCATGACAATATCAAGTTTTTTGTCAATCCCACAGGAAAATTCGTTATCGGTGGACCGCAAGGCGATGCGGGCTTGACGGGCAGAAAAATCATCGTGGATACTTATGGGGGGAGTTGCCCGCATGGCGGGGGAGCGTTTAGCGGGAAAGACCCTAGCAAAGTGGATAGGAGCGCGGCTTATGCGGCCCGCTATGTGGCTAAAAATTTGGTAGCGAGTGGGGTTTGCGATAAAGCGACCGTGCAGCTTGCTTACGCGATTGGGGTTGTGGAGCCTGTGTCTATTTATGTGAACACGCATAACACGAGCAAGTATTCAAGCGCGGAGTTGGAAAAATGCGTGAAATCGGTTTTCAAACTCACGCCAAAAGGCATTATTGAAAGCTTGGATTTATTAAGACCCATTTATTCGCTCACTTCAGTTTATGGGCATTTTGGGCGCGAATTAGAGGCATTCACTTGGGAAAAAACCAACAAAGCTGAGGAGATTAAAGCGTTCTTTAAGCGTTAA
- the ndk gene encoding nucleoside-diphosphate kinase, with product MKQRTLSIIKPDALKKKVVGKIIDRFESNGLEVIAMKRLHLSVKDAESFYVIHRERPFFKDLIEFMVSGPVVVMVLEGEDAVAKNRDLMGATDPKLAQKGTIRADFAESIDANAVHGSDSLENAHNEIAFFFAAREL from the coding sequence TTGAAACAAAGAACGCTGTCTATTATTAAACCGGATGCGCTTAAGAAAAAAGTGGTAGGCAAGATCATTGATCGCTTTGAGAGTAACGGTTTGGAAGTCATTGCTATGAAACGCTTGCATTTGAGCGTTAAAGACGCTGAAAGCTTTTATGTGATCCACAGAGAGAGACCTTTTTTTAAAGATTTGATAGAATTTATGGTCAGTGGTCCGGTGGTGGTTATGGTTTTAGAGGGCGAAGATGCCGTGGCTAAAAACAGAGATCTTATGGGAGCGACTGATCCCAAACTCGCTCAAAAAGGCACTATCAGAGCGGATTTTGCTGAAAGCATTGACGCTAATGCGGTGCATGGGAGCGATAGCTTGGAAAACGCACACAATGAAATCGCTTTCTTTTTTGCCGCTAGAGAACTTTAA
- the rpmF gene encoding 50S ribosomal protein L32, producing the protein MAVPDRRVSKTRAAKRRTHYSVKLAKPIKAKDGTWKLPHHINKFTKEY; encoded by the coding sequence ATGGCAGTACCTGATAGAAGAGTGAGTAAGACAAGAGCAGCAAAAAGGCGCACGCATTATAGCGTTAAGTTGGCTAAGCCCATAAAAGCTAAAGATGGCACTTGGAAGCTTCCCCACCACATTAACAAATTTACTAAAGAATACTAA
- the plsX gene encoding phosphate acyltransferase PlsX, protein MKIVIDLMGADHGVLPIIEGVSRALENKSFSTVLVGDKDKATPFISKELASKVEMIHTQDYIKMEEAATEVIKRKESSIYLGMDILKNGADALVSAGHSGATMGLATLRLGRIKGVERPAICTLMPSVGKRPSVLLDAGANTDCKPEYLIDFALMGYEYAKSVLHYDSPKVGLLSNGEEDIKGNMLVKETHKMLKAYDFFYGNVEGSDIFKGVVDVVVCDGFMGNVVLKTTEGVASAIGSIFKDEIKSSFKSKMGALMLKNAFDILKQKTDYAEYGGAPLLGVNKSVIISHGKSNARAIECAIYQAISAVESQVCLRITQAFESLKPSVSVPQSDQQDA, encoded by the coding sequence ATGAAAATTGTAATAGACTTAATGGGGGCTGACCATGGGGTTTTACCCATTATTGAGGGAGTCTCAAGGGCTTTAGAAAATAAGAGTTTTAGCACGGTTTTAGTGGGGGATAAAGACAAAGCGACCCCTTTTATTTCTAAAGAGTTAGCCAGCAAAGTGGAAATGATCCACACGCAAGATTATATTAAAATGGAAGAAGCCGCCACTGAGGTGATCAAGCGTAAGGAATCTTCCATTTACTTGGGTATGGATATTTTAAAAAATGGGGCTGACGCTTTGGTTTCAGCGGGGCATAGCGGGGCGACTATGGGTTTAGCAACCTTGCGTTTAGGGCGTATCAAAGGGGTTGAAAGGCCTGCCATTTGCACTTTAATGCCTAGCGTTGGCAAACGCCCTAGCGTGCTATTAGACGCAGGAGCGAACACGGATTGCAAGCCTGAATATTTGATTGATTTTGCTCTTATGGGGTATGAATACGCTAAAAGCGTGTTGCATTATGATAGCCCTAAGGTGGGTCTTTTGAGTAATGGTGAAGAAGATATTAAAGGGAACATGCTCGTTAAAGAAACGCATAAAATGCTGAAAGCTTACGACTTCTTTTATGGCAATGTGGAGGGGAGCGATATTTTCAAAGGGGTTGTGGATGTGGTGGTTTGCGATGGCTTTATGGGGAATGTGGTCTTAAAGACAACTGAAGGGGTCGCTAGTGCGATAGGCTCTATTTTTAAAGATGAAATTAAAAGCTCTTTTAAATCTAAAATGGGGGCTTTGATGCTTAAGAATGCGTTTGATATTTTAAAACAAAAAACCGATTACGCTGAATATGGGGGAGCGCCGCTTTTGGGCGTGAATAAAAGCGTGATCATTAGCCATGGCAAGAGCAACGCTAGAGCGATTGAATGTGCGATTTATCAGGCTATTAGTGCTGTTGAAAGTCAGGTTTGTTTGAGGATTACTCAAGCGTTTGAGAGCTTGAAGCCTAGCGTTTCTGTGCCTCAAAGTGATCAGCAAGACGCTTAA
- a CDS encoding ketoacyl-ACP synthase III — MEFYASLKSIAMHVPSERVKNAEFQQFLDTSDEWIEKRTGIKERRFANDEEKSSDLGVIAAKQAIERAHLTPKDIDLVVVATLSPDFLAMPSTACVLSAKLGIENKPAFDISAACTGFIYLLSVAKAYVESGMYENVLIVGAEKTSSVLDFKDRGTCILFGDGAGACVIGRTKCLKESVLDVQISANGNFSNYLYTPRTLKPTPFNAKEEALEPFLRMKGNEVFKLAVKTLLKDVEMILEKNALKPEDVRLFIPHQANFRIIQAVREHLDFKDEQVVLTVHKYGNTSAASIPMAMCEAYEEGRLKKGDLMLLDAFGGGLTWGSALVYFGG; from the coding sequence ATGGAATTTTACGCCTCTCTTAAATCCATTGCGATGCATGTTCCAAGCGAGCGTGTGAAAAATGCAGAGTTCCAGCAATTTTTGGATACCAGCGATGAATGGATAGAAAAAAGGACCGGTATCAAAGAACGCCGTTTCGCTAACGATGAGGAAAAAAGCAGCGATTTAGGGGTAATAGCGGCTAAACAAGCCATAGAGAGAGCGCATTTAACCCCAAAAGACATTGATTTGGTGGTTGTAGCGACTTTAAGCCCTGATTTTTTAGCCATGCCTTCAACCGCTTGCGTGTTGAGCGCGAAATTAGGCATTGAAAACAAACCGGCGTTTGATATTTCGGCCGCTTGCACGGGTTTTATTTATTTATTATCGGTGGCTAAGGCTTATGTTGAGAGTGGGATGTATGAAAATGTGCTGATTGTGGGGGCAGAAAAAACGAGCAGCGTGTTAGATTTTAAAGATAGGGGGACTTGTATTTTATTTGGCGATGGGGCTGGGGCGTGCGTGATAGGCAGAACCAAGTGTTTAAAAGAGAGCGTTTTGGATGTGCAAATTTCAGCGAACGGGAATTTTTCTAATTATCTTTATACGCCAAGGACTCTAAAACCCACGCCTTTTAACGCTAAAGAAGAAGCCTTAGAGCCTTTTTTGCGCATGAAAGGCAATGAAGTGTTTAAACTAGCGGTAAAAACGCTTTTAAAAGATGTGGAAATGATTTTAGAAAAAAACGCTCTCAAACCTGAAGATGTGCGTTTGTTTATCCCGCATCAAGCTAATTTTAGGATCATTCAAGCGGTGCGGGAGCATTTGGATTTTAAAGATGAGCAAGTGGTTTTAACCGTGCATAAATACGGCAACACTTCAGCAGCCAGTATCCCTATGGCCATGTGTGAAGCTTATGAAGAGGGGCGTTTGAAAAAGGGCGATTTAATGCTTTTAGACGCTTTTGGTGGGGGATTGACTTGGGGTTCAGCGTTGGTGTATTTTGGCGGATAA
- a CDS encoding Mrp/NBP35 family ATP-binding protein has product MKFHALSFKNANLIYNAKLNKTCYKENSNTIILRIKMLTQEDVLNALKTIIYPNFEKDIVSFGFVKNITLHDNQLGLLIEIPSSSEETSAILRENISKAMQEKGVKALNLDIKTPPKPQAPKPTTKNLAKNIKHVVMISSGKGGVGKSTTSVNLSIALANLNQKVGLLDADVYGPNIPRMMGLQNADVIMDPSGKKLIPLKAFGVSVMSMGLLYDEGQSLIWRGPMLMRAIEQMLSDIIWGDLDVLVVDMPPGTGDAQLTLAQAVPLSAGITVTTPQIVSLDDAKRSLDMFKKLHIPIAGIVENMGSFVCEHCNKESEIFGSNSMKELLEAYNTQILAKLPLEPKVRLGGDKGEPIVISHPDSVSAKIFEKMAKDLSAFLDKVEKEKLADNKDIQPTQTHACSH; this is encoded by the coding sequence ATAAAATTCCATGCCCTATCCTTTAAAAACGCAAATTTAATTTATAATGCAAAATTAAACAAAACATGCTATAAAGAAAATTCAAATACTATCATTTTAAGGATTAAAATGCTCACCCAAGAAGATGTCTTAAACGCGTTAAAAACGATCATTTACCCTAATTTTGAAAAAGATATTGTCAGCTTTGGTTTTGTTAAAAATATCACCTTGCATGACAACCAATTAGGGCTTTTAATAGAAATCCCCTCAAGCTCTGAAGAAACGAGTGCGATTTTAAGGGAAAATATCTCCAAAGCGATGCAAGAAAAAGGCGTGAAAGCTTTGAATTTGGATATTAAAACCCCGCCTAAACCGCAAGCCCCAAAGCCCACCACTAAAAATTTGGCTAAAAATATCAAGCATGTGGTCATGATAAGCTCAGGCAAGGGCGGTGTGGGTAAAAGCACCACCAGCGTGAATTTAAGCATCGCTTTAGCGAATTTAAACCAAAAAGTGGGGCTACTAGACGCTGATGTGTATGGCCCTAATATCCCTAGAATGATGGGCTTGCAAAACGCTGATGTGATCATGGATCCTAGCGGTAAAAAACTCATTCCTTTAAAAGCTTTTGGCGTTTCTGTGATGAGTATGGGGCTTTTGTATGATGAGGGGCAGAGTCTCATTTGGAGAGGACCCATGCTCATGCGAGCGATTGAGCAGATGCTAAGCGATATTATTTGGGGGGATTTAGATGTGTTGGTGGTGGATATGCCCCCAGGAACAGGCGATGCACAACTCACGCTAGCCCAAGCCGTGCCACTCAGCGCAGGAATCACCGTTACTACGCCTCAAATCGTGAGTTTAGATGACGCTAAACGGAGTTTGGACATGTTTAAGAAACTACACATTCCTATTGCGGGCATTGTAGAAAATATGGGGAGTTTTGTGTGTGAGCATTGCAATAAAGAGAGTGAGATTTTTGGCTCAAATTCCATGAAAGAATTATTAGAGGCTTATAACACGCAGATTTTAGCCAAGCTCCCTTTAGAGCCTAAAGTGCGTTTAGGGGGGGATAAGGGTGAACCGATTGTGATCTCTCACCCTGATAGCGTGAGCGCTAAGATTTTTGAAAAAATGGCAAAGGATTTGAGCGCCTTTTTAGACAAAGTGGAAAAAGAGAAACTAGCCGATAATAAGGACATCCAGCCCACGCAAACGCATGCTTGCTCGCATTAA
- a CDS encoding glycosyltransferase family 8 protein, with translation MEDLGTENITKLEETIAPFSTFSSIEFLDISNNNAPKENQEIKKNQAVKSDHYQNIDPIIANKIEELFTKLSDFSQKRFSKMIMCRFFFASLFPQYDKMIMFDVDTLFVGDISESFFIPLGTHYFGAVREKDLIAMNRNSAKDLYELRQMHAKSIGVADAFPNLEEAQILFDNYFNAGFLALNLKLWREENLENQLIGFFLLKNEKLLFNDQDALCFVCRGRILELPYSYNAHPSFLDTPLFPSLKEARMLHFWGDKPWKLLSVIGAKKWHEVLIETPFKDAYFNAPFLDHLFESLQNRDKETQEIHALDKILSFSDKRHSFEFLLPRLSSKLLVGFLLFKIKQKVKRLVKRVF, from the coding sequence GTGGAGGATTTAGGCACTGAAAATATAACCAAATTAGAAGAAACGATCGCTCCTTTTAGCACTTTTTCCAGTATAGAGTTTTTGGATATTTCTAATAATAACGCACCCAAAGAAAACCAAGAAATAAAAAAGAACCAAGCCGTTAAAAGCGATCATTATCAAAACATTGATCCAATAATAGCCAATAAGATTGAAGAGTTATTCACAAAGCTCAGCGATTTTTCGCAAAAACGCTTTTCTAAAATGATCATGTGCCGTTTCTTTTTCGCTTCCCTTTTCCCCCAATACGATAAGATGATCATGTTTGATGTGGACACTTTGTTTGTGGGTGATATAAGCGAGAGCTTTTTTATCCCCCTTGGAACGCATTATTTTGGGGCTGTGAGGGAAAAAGATTTGATCGCTATGAACAGGAATTCGGCTAAGGATTTATACGAATTACGCCAAATGCATGCAAAATCTATCGGCGTCGCTGACGCTTTCCCTAATTTAGAAGAAGCGCAAATCCTTTTTGACAATTACTTTAACGCCGGGTTTTTAGCCTTAAATTTAAAATTATGGCGTGAAGAAAATCTGGAAAACCAATTGATTGGATTTTTCCTTTTGAAAAATGAAAAACTTTTATTTAACGATCAAGATGCTTTGTGTTTTGTGTGCCGTGGTAGGATTTTAGAACTGCCTTATTCATACAACGCCCACCCTAGTTTCCTTGATACGCCCTTATTCCCTAGCCTTAAAGAAGCGCGCATGCTGCATTTTTGGGGCGATAAACCCTGGAAACTCTTAAGCGTCATTGGCGCGAAAAAATGGCATGAAGTATTGATTGAAACGCCTTTTAAAGACGCTTATTTTAACGCTCCCTTTTTGGATCACCTCTTTGAATCCCTTCAAAACAGGGATAAAGAAACCCAAGAAATCCACGCTCTTGATAAAATCCTATCTTTTTCAGACAAACGGCATTCTTTTGAATTTCTTCTGCCCAGGCTTTCTTCTAAGCTCCTTGTAGGATTTTTGCTTTTTAAAATCAAACAAAAAGTGAAACGATTGGTTAAAAGGGTTTTTTAA
- a CDS encoding glycosyltransferase family 8 protein — MQEIIPIVVAFDNNYCIPAGVSLYSMLAHAKRERESKTLLSNPLFGGGFRH, encoded by the coding sequence ATGCAAGAGATTATCCCTATTGTGGTGGCTTTTGATAATAATTATTGTATCCCTGCTGGCGTGAGTTTGTATTCCATGCTAGCACACGCCAAACGAGAGAGAGAAAGTAAAACTCTTTTATCAAATCCATTGTTTGGTGGAGGATTTAGGCACTGA